From a single Streptomyces sp. 1331.2 genomic region:
- a CDS encoding M14 family zinc carboxypeptidase has protein sequence MTDTGRRIRPLRTLDARPARYPTQAQAEAAARRLALRHPDRCRLREVGRSRAGRPLLLLSVDRGPRAVLVVGGPHPNEPIGTAGAVRLAEVLLERPARPGLSWHLLLCLDPDGAALNAGWLDGPLTMRRHYEHFFRPAFEEQPELLPAPDSGRAPMPESRALTGLIDELRPFLQCSLHGVDFGGAFVQLTGPVPGLAERFARSAERAGLPLDVDSYDAIGWASPSPGTYLMPAPGSTEVSRALPDEPGLSTWAHAARYGAVTAVLEVPMWAVDAVGDARPHPAAARALGAAARDLTARAEELTALLAHVPAHGGGAGGAYGPLLRTAEFSLAVAPRVAEEWLERWSDQPLTASRVTTLGLVAARVPLRVASILLRLLADARGPAADTARDRARAVVSDSLDRLRHRFGARWVPVQEQLAHQTRAVLTTADCLL, from the coding sequence ATGACCGACACCGGCCGGCGGATCCGCCCCCTCCGGACCCTCGACGCCCGGCCGGCCCGCTACCCCACGCAGGCGCAGGCCGAGGCCGCCGCCCGACGGCTCGCCCTGCGCCACCCGGACCGCTGCCGGCTGCGCGAGGTGGGCCGCTCCCGGGCCGGGCGCCCGCTGCTGCTGCTCTCCGTCGACCGCGGCCCGCGCGCCGTGCTGGTGGTCGGCGGCCCGCACCCCAACGAGCCGATCGGCACCGCCGGAGCCGTCCGACTGGCCGAGGTGCTGCTGGAACGCCCCGCCCGCCCCGGCCTCTCCTGGCACCTGCTGCTCTGCCTCGACCCGGACGGCGCCGCGCTCAACGCCGGCTGGCTCGACGGCCCGCTCACGATGCGCCGCCACTACGAGCACTTCTTCCGCCCCGCCTTCGAGGAGCAGCCCGAACTGCTGCCCGCTCCCGACTCCGGCCGCGCGCCGATGCCGGAGAGCCGGGCGCTGACAGGTCTGATCGACGAGCTGCGCCCGTTCCTGCAGTGCTCGCTGCACGGGGTGGACTTCGGCGGGGCCTTCGTCCAGCTCACCGGCCCCGTCCCCGGCCTCGCCGAGCGCTTCGCCCGCTCCGCCGAACGGGCCGGGCTGCCGCTCGACGTGGACTCCTACGACGCGATCGGCTGGGCCAGCCCCTCCCCCGGCACCTACCTGATGCCGGCTCCCGGCAGCACCGAGGTCTCCCGGGCACTGCCGGACGAGCCCGGGCTCTCCACCTGGGCCCACGCCGCCCGGTACGGCGCGGTCACCGCCGTCCTGGAGGTCCCGATGTGGGCCGTCGACGCGGTCGGCGACGCCCGCCCCCACCCCGCCGCGGCACGGGCCCTCGGCGCCGCCGCGCGGGACCTCACCGCCCGCGCCGAGGAGCTGACCGCGCTGCTCGCCCACGTGCCGGCGCACGGGGGCGGCGCGGGCGGGGCGTACGGGCCGCTGCTGCGCACCGCCGAGTTCAGCCTGGCGGTGGCCCCGCGGGTGGCCGAGGAGTGGCTGGAGCGCTGGTCCGACCAGCCGCTCACCGCCTCCCGGGTGACCACCCTCGGCCTGGTCGCCGCCCGCGTGCCGCTGCGGGTCGCCTCGATCCTGCTGCGGCTGCTCGCCGACGCCCGCGGCCCGGCCGCCGACACCGCCCGCGACCGGGCCCGCGCCGTCGTCTCCGACAGCCTCGACCGCCTGCGCCACCGCTTCGGCGCCCGCTGGGTGCCCGTCCAGGAACAGCTCGCCCACCAGACCCGTGCGGTCCTCACCACCGCCGACTGCCTCCTCTGA
- a CDS encoding TIGR03960 family B12-binding radical SAM protein, producing the protein MTVESVFPRLEALLPHVQKPIQYVGGELNSTVKDWDACDVRWALMYPDAYEVGLPNQGVMILYEVLNEREGVLAERTYSVWPDLEALMREHGVPQFTVDAHRPVKAFDVFGLSFSTELGYTNMLTALDLAGIPLEAKDRTDEDPIVLAGGHAAFNPEPIADFLDAAVVGDGEQAVLDMTEIIRAWKAEGRPGGRDEVLLRLARTGGFYVPKFYDVEYLADGRIARVVPNAPGVPWRVSKHTVMDLDEWPYPKQPLVPLAETVHERMSVEIFRGCTRGCRFCQAGMITRPVRERSITGIGEMVERGLKATGFEEVGLLSLSSADHTEIGDIAKGLADRYSEDKIGLSLPSTRVDAFNIDLANELSRNGRRSGLTFAPEGGSERMRKVINKMVSEEDLIRTVATAYGNGWRQVKLYFMCGLPTETDEDVLQIGEMAKNVIQKGREVTGQNDIRCTVSIGGFVPKPHTPFQWAPQLSAEATDARLAKLRDSIRGDRKYGKNIGYRYHDGKPGIVEGLLSRGDRRVGAIIRAVYEDGGRFDGWREYFSYDRWMACAEKGLAGTGVDVDWYTTRERTYEEVLPWDHLDSGLDKDWLWEDWQDALEEVEVDDCRWTPCFDCGVCPQMDTAIQIGPTGKKLLPLTVVNK; encoded by the coding sequence ATGACTGTCGAATCGGTCTTCCCACGCCTGGAGGCCCTCCTCCCGCACGTCCAGAAGCCGATCCAGTACGTCGGCGGCGAGCTCAACTCGACCGTCAAGGACTGGGACGCCTGCGACGTCCGTTGGGCGCTGATGTACCCCGACGCCTACGAGGTCGGGCTGCCCAACCAGGGCGTCATGATCCTCTACGAGGTGCTGAACGAGCGCGAGGGCGTGCTCGCCGAGCGCACCTACAGCGTCTGGCCGGACCTCGAAGCGCTGATGCGCGAGCACGGCGTCCCGCAGTTCACCGTCGACGCCCACCGCCCGGTGAAGGCCTTCGACGTGTTCGGCCTGTCGTTCTCCACCGAGCTCGGCTACACCAACATGCTGACCGCGCTCGACCTGGCCGGCATCCCGCTGGAGGCCAAGGACCGCACCGACGAGGACCCGATCGTCCTCGCGGGCGGCCACGCGGCGTTCAACCCGGAGCCGATCGCGGACTTCCTGGACGCGGCGGTCGTCGGCGACGGTGAGCAGGCCGTTCTCGACATGACCGAGATCATCCGCGCCTGGAAGGCCGAGGGCCGCCCCGGCGGGCGCGACGAGGTGCTGCTGCGCCTGGCCCGCACCGGCGGGTTCTACGTGCCGAAGTTCTACGACGTGGAGTACCTGGCCGACGGCCGGATCGCCCGCGTCGTGCCGAACGCCCCCGGCGTGCCGTGGCGGGTGTCCAAGCACACCGTGATGGACCTGGACGAGTGGCCGTACCCGAAGCAGCCGCTGGTCCCGCTCGCGGAGACGGTGCACGAGCGGATGTCCGTGGAGATCTTCCGCGGCTGCACCCGCGGCTGCCGCTTCTGCCAGGCCGGCATGATCACGCGCCCCGTGCGGGAGCGAAGCATCACCGGTATCGGCGAGATGGTCGAGCGCGGGCTGAAGGCGACCGGCTTCGAGGAGGTCGGCCTGCTGTCGCTGTCCAGCGCCGACCACACCGAGATCGGCGACATCGCCAAGGGCCTCGCGGACCGCTACAGCGAGGACAAGATCGGCCTGTCGCTGCCGTCCACCCGGGTCGACGCCTTCAACATCGACCTCGCCAACGAGCTGTCCCGCAACGGGCGCCGCTCCGGTCTCACCTTCGCCCCCGAGGGCGGCAGCGAGCGCATGCGCAAGGTGATCAACAAGATGGTGTCGGAGGAGGACCTGATCCGCACCGTCGCCACCGCCTACGGCAACGGCTGGCGCCAGGTGAAGCTGTACTTCATGTGCGGCCTGCCGACCGAGACCGACGAGGACGTGCTCCAGATCGGCGAGATGGCGAAGAACGTCATCCAGAAGGGCCGCGAGGTCACCGGCCAGAACGACATCCGCTGCACCGTCTCCATCGGCGGGTTCGTGCCCAAGCCGCACACCCCGTTCCAGTGGGCCCCGCAGCTGTCCGCCGAGGCCACCGACGCCCGCCTGGCCAAGCTGCGCGACTCCATCCGCGGCGACCGCAAGTACGGCAAGAACATCGGCTACCGCTACCACGACGGCAAGCCGGGCATCGTCGAGGGCCTGCTCTCCCGCGGCGACCGCCGGGTCGGCGCGATCATCCGCGCCGTCTACGAGGACGGCGGCCGCTTCGACGGCTGGCGCGAGTACTTCTCGTACGACCGCTGGATGGCCTGCGCCGAGAAGGGCCTGGCCGGCACCGGCGTCGACGTCGACTGGTACACCACCCGCGAGCGCACCTACGAGGAGGTGCTGCCCTGGGACCACCTGGACAGCGGCCTCGACAAGGACTGGCTCTGGGAGGACTGGCAGGACGCCCTCGAAGAGGTCGAGGTCGACGACTGCCGCTGGACCCCGTGCTTCGACTGCGGCGTCTGCCCGCAGATGGACACGGCCATACAAATCGGCCCCACCGGCAAGAAGCTGCTCCCGCTGACGGTCGTCAACAAGTAG
- a CDS encoding TIGR03936 family radical SAM-associated protein encodes MQRIRLRYTKRGRLRFTSHRDFQRAFERALRRSAVPMAYSAGFTPHPKVSYANAAPTGVASEAEYLEIGLAALRDPEQLRAQLDESLPTGLDVIDAVEVRTPNFVERLEASEWLVRLDGVEPDEAARAAARFLAEERVEVERLTKNGVRVFDARGAVAALDVVPAQVDAGADTETGTDHDVRTARPCAILRLVVRHATPAVRPDDVLSGLRATADLAPPVPAEVTRLAQGPLDEGTGTVTDPLALDRAAAPAG; translated from the coding sequence GTGCAGCGGATTCGTCTCCGCTACACCAAGCGCGGCCGGCTCCGCTTCACCAGCCACCGCGACTTCCAGCGCGCCTTCGAGCGCGCCCTGCGCCGGTCCGCCGTTCCGATGGCCTACTCGGCCGGCTTCACCCCGCACCCGAAGGTCTCCTACGCCAACGCGGCCCCGACCGGGGTGGCGAGCGAGGCGGAGTACCTGGAGATCGGCCTGGCCGCCCTGCGCGACCCCGAGCAACTGCGGGCGCAGCTGGACGAGTCGCTGCCGACGGGCCTGGACGTGATCGACGCCGTCGAGGTGCGCACGCCGAACTTCGTGGAGCGCCTGGAGGCCTCCGAGTGGCTGGTCCGGCTGGACGGTGTCGAGCCGGACGAGGCGGCCCGTGCGGCGGCGCGTTTCCTCGCCGAGGAGCGGGTCGAGGTCGAACGCCTCACCAAGAACGGCGTGCGGGTCTTCGACGCGCGCGGCGCGGTGGCGGCGCTCGACGTCGTCCCGGCCCAGGTCGACGCCGGTGCGGACACGGAGACGGGAACCGACCACGATGTTCGGACGGCCCGTCCCTGTGCGATACTGCGCCTGGTAGTACGACACGCCACACCCGCCGTACGACCCGACGACGTATTGTCCGGTCTCCGTGCGACGGCCGACCTGGCGCCGCCGGTCCCCGCAGAGGTGACCAGGCTGGCGCAGGGGCCGCTCGACGAGGGGACCGGCACGGTGACCGACCCGCTGGCGCTCGACCGCGCCGCGGCCCCGGCCGGCTGA
- a CDS encoding Rne/Rng family ribonuclease: MLDNTDPQQTAATEQNEAAAAGGEGASAAPPRRRRRAVSRPAGTPQGAAAEAAETVLPAEAPAVETAAAAAAEPVAEKPVRARRTRKRAEAPAGAPEASAIVVTAADAAVTPVEEQPAAKAGKAEKAETAEKPVRARRTRKRAEAPAGAPAAEAPAAVEAPVVETPAPAAEPVAEEAPAAPARRPRRRRVVEAAPVVEAPVEEPAAEEPAAEEPVVSEEAEEEAVEPVAETAPAAAPAPAVEAEPHHRVRRRAVRPATAVFQAPVFQEPAPYVAPAAPAAPSGPAAAQQPAAAPAPVEAPAAVEGAEDEEYEYSGVGRRRRVRARVESGRRKPAAAARAEAPAAKAPVVQAPAVEAPAAEAPAVEARAAAGPEAEGDWEEDGRPSRRRRRGGRRRRRGEAEEFEAAEAVETEQPAAEEPARAVAEEEDEEEDDDLAAGLSSSRRRRRRRRRSGEAGAVETAETTEDGVRTVVKVREPRRRSTEPSFDPDEVQSIKGSTRLEAKKQRRREGRELGRRRVPIITEAEFLARRESVERVMVVRQNGQRTQIGVLEDGVLVEHYVNKEQATSYVGNVYLGKVQNVLPSMEAAFVDIGKGRNAVLYAGEVNFGALGGHGGPRRIESVLKSGQSVLVQVSKDPIGHKGARLTSQISLPGRYLVYVPEGSMTGISRKLPENERARLKQILKKIVPDDAGVIVRTAAEGASEEELTRDVQRLQQQWEDIQKKATTGNAPALLYGEPDMTVRVVRDIFNEDFTKVIVSGDEAWKTIHEYVSNVAPDLAERLQRWTSEVDVFATYRIDEQLMKALDRKVWLPSGGSLVIDRTEAMVVIDVNTGKFVGQGGNLEETVTRNNIEAAEEIVRQLRLRDLGGIIVIDFIDMVLESNRDLVLRRLLECLGRDRTKHQVAEVTSLGLVQMTRKRVGQGLLESFSEACVHCNGRGVIVHMEQPSVHVHAPAAAAGEAASGGKRRRRGKGGAAHEELQTVEAAAAEAVARVGAEAVEAVEASAEPVREEIEGQLALEVPGVEAAAEAPVVEAAEAVVVEAPVAEQAPAAPAGRPRRRAVRKATASAGSPGTAEIVVLQAKAEAALEAALEAATPAVAETAAEAAVEAPGEPVVVAEAAVAETPAEEPAEAPAAEAATEEAAAEEAPAPKKRAARKTAAKKTAAKKTTTAAKKTTARKTATKRTSAAAKKAAAAEGDTAAE; the protein is encoded by the coding sequence ATGCTCGATAACACCGATCCGCAGCAGACTGCGGCCACGGAACAGAACGAAGCCGCCGCGGCCGGCGGCGAGGGCGCGTCCGCCGCGCCCCCGCGTCGCCGTCGCCGCGCGGTGTCCCGCCCGGCGGGCACCCCGCAGGGGGCGGCCGCCGAGGCGGCCGAGACGGTCCTGCCGGCCGAGGCACCGGCGGTCGAGACCGCCGCGGCTGCGGCCGCCGAGCCGGTGGCCGAGAAGCCGGTCCGGGCCCGCCGGACCCGCAAGCGTGCCGAGGCCCCGGCCGGGGCGCCGGAGGCCTCCGCGATCGTGGTCACCGCGGCGGATGCCGCCGTGACGCCGGTCGAGGAGCAGCCGGCGGCGAAGGCCGGCAAGGCCGAGAAGGCCGAGACGGCGGAGAAGCCGGTCCGGGCCCGTCGTACCCGCAAGCGTGCCGAGGCGCCCGCCGGTGCGCCCGCAGCCGAGGCCCCCGCCGCCGTCGAGGCGCCGGTCGTCGAGACGCCCGCCCCCGCCGCCGAGCCGGTGGCCGAGGAGGCTCCGGCCGCTCCGGCCCGCCGTCCGCGCCGTCGCCGGGTGGTCGAGGCCGCGCCGGTGGTCGAGGCGCCGGTCGAGGAGCCCGCCGCCGAGGAGCCCGCCGCCGAGGAGCCGGTCGTCTCGGAGGAGGCCGAGGAGGAGGCCGTCGAGCCGGTGGCCGAGACCGCCCCGGCTGCCGCCCCCGCCCCGGCCGTCGAGGCCGAGCCGCACCACCGGGTGCGCCGCCGCGCCGTCCGCCCGGCCACCGCGGTCTTCCAGGCCCCGGTGTTCCAGGAGCCCGCCCCCTACGTCGCGCCGGCCGCGCCTGCCGCGCCCTCCGGGCCGGCCGCGGCGCAGCAGCCCGCCGCCGCCCCGGCGCCGGTCGAGGCCCCGGCCGCCGTCGAGGGCGCCGAGGACGAGGAGTACGAGTACAGCGGCGTCGGCCGCCGCCGCCGGGTCCGTGCCCGGGTCGAGTCGGGCCGTCGCAAGCCGGCCGCCGCGGCGCGTGCCGAGGCCCCGGCGGCCAAGGCCCCGGTCGTCCAGGCCCCCGCCGTCGAGGCTCCGGCCGCCGAGGCACCCGCCGTGGAGGCACGGGCCGCCGCCGGTCCGGAGGCCGAGGGCGACTGGGAGGAGGACGGCCGTCCGTCGCGCCGTCGCCGCCGGGGCGGTCGCCGCCGCCGTCGTGGCGAGGCCGAGGAGTTCGAGGCCGCCGAGGCCGTCGAGACCGAGCAGCCCGCCGCCGAGGAGCCGGCCCGGGCCGTCGCCGAGGAGGAGGACGAGGAGGAGGACGACGACCTGGCCGCCGGCCTGTCCTCGTCCCGTCGTCGTCGCCGCCGTCGCCGCCGCAGCGGTGAGGCCGGCGCCGTCGAGACCGCCGAGACCACCGAGGATGGCGTCCGCACGGTGGTGAAGGTGCGCGAGCCGCGCCGCCGTTCCACCGAGCCGTCCTTCGACCCGGACGAGGTGCAGTCCATCAAGGGCTCGACCCGTCTGGAGGCGAAGAAGCAGCGCCGCCGCGAGGGCCGCGAGCTGGGCCGCCGCCGGGTGCCGATCATCACCGAGGCCGAGTTCCTGGCCCGCCGGGAGTCGGTCGAGCGCGTCATGGTGGTGCGCCAGAACGGTCAGCGCACCCAGATCGGCGTCCTTGAGGACGGCGTGCTGGTCGAGCACTACGTCAACAAGGAGCAGGCCACCTCGTACGTCGGCAACGTGTACCTGGGCAAGGTCCAGAACGTGCTGCCGTCGATGGAGGCCGCCTTCGTCGACATCGGCAAGGGCCGCAACGCGGTGCTGTACGCCGGCGAGGTCAACTTCGGTGCGCTGGGCGGCCACGGCGGCCCGCGCCGGATCGAGTCGGTGCTGAAGTCCGGCCAGTCCGTGCTGGTGCAGGTCTCCAAGGACCCGATCGGCCACAAGGGCGCCCGCCTGACCAGCCAGATCTCGCTGCCCGGCCGCTACCTGGTCTACGTGCCCGAGGGCTCGATGACCGGCATCTCGCGCAAGCTGCCCGAGAACGAGCGCGCCCGCCTGAAGCAGATCCTCAAGAAGATCGTCCCGGACGACGCGGGCGTGATCGTGCGCACCGCCGCCGAGGGCGCCTCCGAGGAGGAGCTGACCCGCGACGTCCAGCGGCTGCAGCAGCAGTGGGAGGACATCCAGAAGAAGGCCACGACCGGCAACGCCCCGGCGCTGCTGTACGGCGAGCCGGACATGACCGTCCGGGTCGTCCGCGACATCTTCAACGAGGACTTCACCAAGGTCATCGTCTCCGGTGACGAGGCGTGGAAGACCATCCACGAGTACGTCTCCAACGTGGCCCCGGACCTCGCCGAGCGGCTCCAGCGGTGGACCTCCGAGGTGGACGTGTTCGCCACCTACCGGATCGACGAGCAGCTGATGAAGGCGCTGGACCGCAAGGTCTGGCTGCCCAGCGGCGGTTCGCTGGTGATCGACCGCACCGAGGCGATGGTCGTCATCGACGTCAACACCGGGAAGTTCGTCGGCCAGGGCGGCAACCTGGAGGAGACGGTCACCCGCAACAACATCGAGGCGGCCGAGGAGATCGTGCGCCAGCTGCGGCTGCGCGACCTCGGCGGCATCATCGTGATCGACTTCATCGACATGGTCCTGGAGTCCAACCGCGACCTGGTGCTGCGCCGCCTGCTGGAGTGCCTGGGCCGGGACCGGACCAAGCACCAGGTGGCCGAGGTCACCTCGCTGGGCCTGGTCCAGATGACCCGCAAGCGGGTCGGCCAGGGCCTGCTGGAGTCCTTCTCCGAGGCCTGCGTGCACTGCAACGGCCGCGGTGTGATCGTCCACATGGAGCAGCCGAGCGTCCACGTCCACGCCCCGGCCGCCGCGGCGGGCGAGGCCGCCTCGGGTGGCAAGCGCCGTCGCCGGGGCAAGGGCGGCGCGGCCCACGAGGAGCTGCAGACCGTCGAGGCCGCCGCGGCCGAGGCCGTGGCGCGGGTCGGCGCGGAGGCCGTCGAGGCCGTCGAGGCGTCGGCCGAGCCGGTGCGCGAGGAGATCGAGGGCCAGCTGGCCCTGGAGGTCCCGGGCGTCGAGGCCGCTGCCGAGGCCCCCGTCGTGGAGGCCGCCGAGGCCGTGGTCGTCGAGGCGCCGGTCGCCGAGCAGGCCCCGGCCGCTCCGGCGGGCCGCCCGCGTCGCCGTGCGGTGCGCAAGGCGACCGCTTCGGCCGGTTCGCCGGGCACCGCCGAGATCGTGGTGCTGCAGGCGAAGGCCGAGGCGGCGCTGGAGGCGGCCCTGGAGGCCGCGACCCCGGCCGTCGCCGAGACCGCTGCCGAGGCCGCCGTCGAGGCGCCGGGCGAGCCGGTCGTCGTCGCGGAGGCCGCGGTCGCCGAGACCCCGGCCGAGGAGCCCGCCGAGGCCCCCGCCGCCGAGGCGGCGACCGAGGAGGCCGCGGCCGAGGAGGCGCCGGCGCCGAAGAAGCGGGCTGCCCGCAAGACCGCCGCGAAGAAGACGGCCGCCAAGAAGACGACCACGGCGGCCAAGAAGACCACCGCCCGCAAGACCGCCACCAAGCGGACGAGCGCGGCGGCCAAGAAGGCCGCGGCCGCCGAGGGTGATACGGCGGCCGAGTAG
- the rplU gene encoding 50S ribosomal protein L21 has translation MYAIVRAGGRQHKVAVGDVLEIDRIEAKPGDSVELSTILVVDGDAVTSDPWVLAGVKAHAEVVDQTKGDKIVILRYKNKTGYRRRQGHRQQHTAVRITSIDSVSK, from the coding sequence ATGTACGCGATCGTTCGCGCAGGCGGCCGCCAGCACAAGGTCGCCGTGGGCGACGTGCTGGAGATCGACCGTATCGAGGCCAAGCCGGGTGACTCGGTCGAGCTCTCGACCATCCTCGTCGTCGACGGTGACGCTGTCACCTCCGACCCGTGGGTCCTGGCCGGCGTGAAGGCTCACGCCGAGGTGGTCGACCAGACCAAGGGTGACAAGATCGTCATCCTGCGCTACAAGAACAAGACCGGCTACCGCCGCCGTCAGGGTCACCGTCAGCAGCACACCGCGGTGCGCATCACCAGCATCGACTCGGTCAGCAAGTAA
- the rpmA gene encoding 50S ribosomal protein L27, with amino-acid sequence MAHKKGASSTRNGRDSNAQRLGVKRFGGQVVSAGEILVRQRGTHFHPGAGVGRGGDDTLFALTAGAVQFGNRRGRKVVNIVAVEA; translated from the coding sequence ATGGCACACAAGAAGGGCGCAAGCTCTACCCGTAACGGCCGTGACTCGAACGCCCAGCGCCTCGGCGTGAAGCGCTTCGGCGGCCAGGTCGTCTCGGCCGGCGAGATCCTCGTCCGCCAGCGCGGCACCCACTTCCACCCGGGTGCGGGCGTCGGTCGCGGTGGCGACGACACCCTGTTCGCGCTGACCGCCGGTGCCGTGCAGTTCGGCAACCGCCGCGGCCGCAAGGTCGTCAACATCGTGGCCGTCGAGGCCTGA
- the obgE gene encoding GTPase ObgE: MTTFVDRVELHVAAGNGGHGCASVHREKFKPLGGPDGGNGGEGGSVILTVDSQVTTLLEYHHSPKRKATNGKPGAGGNRTGADGEDLVLLVPDGTVVLDRKGNVLADLVGHGTSFVAAQGGRGGLGNAALASARRKAPGFALLGEPGEARDIVMELKSVADVALVGYPSAGKSSLISVLSAAKPKIADYPFTTLIPNLGVVTAGDTVYTIADVPGLIPGASQGRGLGLEFLRHVERCSVLVHVLDCATLEPGRDPLSDLETIEAELAEYGGLEDRPRLVALNKVDVPDGQDIADLTRASLEERGYQVFEVSAASRKGLRELSFAVAKIVAEARAAKPVEESTRIVLRPAAVDDAGFTITEEDGAYRIRGVKPERWVRQTDFSNDEAVGYLADRLARLGVEEKLWKVGAQEGDTVIIGPDENAVVFDWEPTMAAGAEMLGRRGEDHRMETQRPAVDRRREKQRGRDAAEAEFLAFEALSSGRQAAIEGDDEDED; this comes from the coding sequence ATGACCACCTTCGTGGACCGCGTCGAACTTCACGTCGCCGCGGGTAACGGGGGCCACGGCTGCGCCTCCGTGCACCGCGAGAAGTTCAAGCCGCTCGGCGGCCCGGACGGCGGCAACGGCGGGGAGGGCGGCAGCGTCATCCTCACCGTGGACTCGCAGGTCACCACCCTGCTGGAGTACCACCACTCGCCCAAGCGCAAGGCCACCAACGGCAAGCCGGGCGCGGGCGGCAACCGCACCGGCGCCGACGGCGAGGACCTCGTCCTGCTGGTGCCGGACGGCACCGTGGTGCTCGACCGCAAGGGCAACGTGCTGGCCGACCTCGTCGGCCACGGCACCAGCTTCGTCGCCGCCCAGGGCGGCCGCGGCGGCCTCGGCAACGCCGCGCTGGCCTCGGCCCGCCGCAAGGCGCCCGGCTTCGCGCTGCTCGGCGAGCCCGGCGAGGCCCGTGACATCGTCATGGAGCTCAAGTCCGTCGCCGACGTGGCCCTGGTGGGCTACCCGAGCGCCGGCAAGTCCTCGCTGATCTCGGTGCTCTCCGCCGCCAAGCCGAAGATCGCGGACTACCCGTTCACCACCCTGATCCCCAACCTCGGCGTGGTCACCGCCGGCGACACCGTCTACACCATCGCCGACGTGCCCGGCCTGATCCCGGGCGCCAGCCAGGGACGCGGCCTGGGCCTGGAGTTCCTGCGCCACGTCGAGCGCTGCTCGGTGCTGGTGCACGTGCTGGACTGCGCCACCCTGGAGCCCGGCCGCGACCCGCTGAGCGACCTGGAGACCATCGAGGCCGAGCTCGCCGAGTACGGCGGTCTGGAGGACCGCCCGCGCCTGGTCGCGCTCAACAAGGTGGACGTGCCGGACGGCCAGGACATCGCCGACCTGACCCGCGCCTCCCTGGAGGAGCGCGGCTACCAGGTGTTCGAGGTCTCCGCCGCCTCCCGCAAGGGCCTGCGCGAGCTGAGCTTCGCGGTGGCCAAGATCGTCGCCGAGGCGCGCGCCGCCAAGCCGGTCGAGGAGTCCACCCGGATCGTGCTGCGGCCCGCCGCCGTCGACGACGCGGGCTTCACCATCACCGAGGAGGACGGCGCCTACCGCATCCGCGGCGTCAAGCCGGAGCGCTGGGTCCGCCAGACCGACTTCAGCAACGACGAGGCCGTCGGCTACCTCGCCGACCGGCTGGCCCGCCTCGGCGTCGAGGAGAAGCTGTGGAAGGTCGGGGCGCAGGAGGGCGACACCGTCATCATCGGCCCGGACGAGAACGCCGTCGTCTTCGACTGGGAGCCGACCATGGCCGCCGGCGCGGAGATGCTCGGCCGCCGCGGTGAGGACCACCGCATGGAGACCCAGCGCCCGGCGGTCGACCGCCGCCGGGAGAAGCAGCGGGGCCGGGACGCGGCCGAGGCCGAGTTCCTCGCCTTCGAGGCGCTCTCCAGCGGCCGCCAGGCCGCCATCGAGGGCGACGACGAAGACGAGGACTGA